In Paraglaciecola sp. T6c, the sequence ATACTGCATTTTTGGTGCGCCCTATTTCCCTCGCGCACCAAAACATAGCATTAAGTCTTAGGGGGACTCTAAAATGACAGTGGCAATTGCGTAATGCTGCTCATCTGAAATCGAGATATGGCTTGAGGTAATATTACGCTGCTCACATAGTTGGGCAAACTTTGCGTAGAACTTCAGAAAAGGTTGTCCTGAGGGCAAATTGTGCACTTCAACATCTTGAAAGCTGATGCCGTTACCTATGCCAATTCCTAATGCCTTGACCGCAGCTTCTTTAGCGGCAAAACGCTTAGCCAAATAGCGGGCTGGAAACGAGTGCTCGTCAAAAATTGCCAGTTCAGTAGCGGTCAATACGCGCTGTGCTAAACGATGAGAGCGCGTCAATTGCTTCTCGAT encodes:
- the acpS gene encoding holo-ACP synthase produces the protein MAVMGLGTDIIEIGRIEKQLTRSHRLAQRVLTATELAIFDEHSFPARYLAKRFAAKEAAVKALGIGIGNGISFQDVEVHNLPSGQPFLKFYAKFAQLCEQRNITSSHISISDEQHYAIATVILESP